Part of the Pyricularia oryzae 70-15 chromosome 3, whole genome shotgun sequence genome, GCCAGGTAAACATTGAGCGAGGAGGTCGCCAAGTCCTCAGATCTCACTCACCGTGACCTGATCTAGCCGCCAGCCTTGTTTGTTATTCTCTTCCGCACCGACCACGTCTACGTCACTTGCCCACACAAGGCTTCTGCACTTTCAGAGACAAGCAGACGCGTCTTCACCGTGCCTTCCTACTTCGAAGCCTCTTATTGATCACGAACTGGCGGGGAACTCTTTACATCATATTCTCGCCAGTAGGCGGGGTCTTTTTCTGCCTCTATCCCACTCTTCTCGTcgccttcttttctcttcccTGTCTGTAACTATTCCCGTCTCTTTCGATACTTTTTCATCAATCTTTTCTGAATCTCTTCAACAATCCATCTCGCGATCCTACGTGCCATCTTGTAGGAAGATAAAGAGAGATTGTTTTATCAACTCCATCACGAAACAACTTGTTTAATATCATTATCGCTCTCTTTTCATCACAAAACCCACATTTTGACCACCGACCCAAACTAGGCACTTGCCGCTCACTCGCGCGATCATGGATCTCGCCGAGTGTTATGAGCGAGATCGTCGCAGACAACCTCTTCCCTACACTCCCGCCCTGCCCATCGACCGCGCCAACATGGCAACTACCCGTCATCATCGCGACAGAGCTCCAGGCTCTTTGATCGGGGAGCGTACTCCGCTGCTTCCACCTCCCGGTGGGTGGCTTGAGGACGCGAACAGCACTGGTTTGCGAGAGTACATGCGCGCCACGGCCCTTGCAAATGCTCGCCGGCCGTCTAACAACCAATTCCTGCCCAAATACCCCATCCGCATGATCGCCCAAGCAATCCCCATTCCCGTGTGGGGTATCACCTTTCTCGCGATCCTCATAAACATCATTGTCTGGGCGGTCGTCGTATCCATTGTCTACTTTCACCCAAAGCTTTATCCTTCGATCGCTTTGTCCTGGGTTCTCGGCCTTCGTCATGCCCTAGACGCCCCCAATGTGTCGGTCATCCACCTGGTCACTCGACGCCTGATCGCCAATGGCCAGCGTCCCTGCACTATTGGATTCTGGTTCTCGCTCGGCTACTCTACCATTGTCATCATCACTTGTGTTATGGTGGCGGCTACGGGCGGTGCTTTCGTCAAGCATTTCGGCAACATCTCCCAGATTGGCAGCGTCATTGGTACAAGCATCTCAACCGTTTACCTGGCCGCTCTCTGTGGAACAAACATTTGGGTCCTCTATCAAGTCTGCTACAAACTAAAGGCCGAGGTGGACGGTCGCGTCAGGCGTCCTCCCTTTGACATTTGTATCCCTCGAGATATCGTTGAGGCAACCGGAGATGGTGCAATCCTAGAGGAACTGGTAGACGAAGAGGCATATCCCACGGTATTTGAAGACGAAGAGAACGAGCCCGCAGCCCAGTTGCTCATCGCTAGTCAACGACTCAACTATTTCGAGCGTCTCGACAAGCGCTGGAAGTTGAAGAAGAGGCTTTTCAAGGTATCGGGCAAACTCTACAATATGATCGACAAACCCTGGAAGATGTTCCCAACCGGTATGCTCTTTGGCCTCAGCTTCGGTGCTAGTGCCAAAATTGCTCTCTTGGGCTTGACCAGCATTCAGGTTGCCCAAGCCAACATCTGGTTGATTATGATCTACCCGGCCCTTTTCACTGGTAAGTTTGGAAGCAATACTCTGGCATTGCTATTTGGCCCGTCAGCTAATGTTTACTCCTTGTCCACAGTCGGCATGTGCCTTGTTAATTCCGTCGACAGCGCTGTCTTCATGACCCTCAACACGAGCCGGGCCTTCGAGCGAAACGTCACGTCCATCCTCAACTACTCTATTGTTATGACTTCGGTGACACTGTTTGCATCCTCGTTTGTCTGCGCCATTGAGTTTCTTGCTCTTGCGCGGGCCATCTTCAAGCCCCAGCCAGGAAACGTCTTCTGGGATGGAGTCACCGCTATTGAAGACAACTTTGCCGTCGTTGGCGGTGGAATCTGTGCCCTGATCATCCTCATGGGCACCCTGACCATTTTCTTCTATCGGTCGTGGGGAGTGTATCAGACAAACAAGGCTAGACTTCACGCAAGGTGGGCCGATTGGACAGCCCGCCGTCAATTTCCTGTGAACCCGCCTCCTGGCACCAATCAGAACCCTCCCTTGTCTGTCAACCCTCCATCGCCCCCGCCCCCGCCTTTGCCTACTCTCCCCGAGTATCTGCCTCTACCTGATGCGGAGCATGTGGAGGATCAGACTCATTGGATCTTGAAGCCTTTGAAGTTTCGACTAACGATGTGGCAACATCGTTACCAGAGATCCCGAATCCCACCATCCCCTCTCGACGCCGCCTCGAACGAGGAGCTGTATAACCGCTCGAACACACAACGGATGAACAACTTGACAGCCGAGGACTTTGTTGAGGACGAGCGGTTAAGGGCGTGGGCAAAGTACAAGGGCTGGCGCATCATCAAAGAGTACGAGAGAAGGAGCCGGGAGTACGATGAGTACAGACTGGCTCACAATATCAACTAATTTCTTCTCCAGCATGGAGACCAAGAGCCAGCcaccaaaacaaacaaacaaaaaaaaagaaacaaacaatgAGATAACTCTCGACAGACACAGCTGTCGCTGGGTTTTCATGTATGACCTGACTACTGTACGACACGATCACACGATTTATGAGCGGGTGGGCGGTGGCCGATGAGCACACATTAGTGACCACTCAAGGAACAGCCAGCCCAAGAAGATGCATCCCTGTCTATTATTGGGAAAGCTTTGTCGGAAATAAGACGATTGCGATGCTTCATTGGAGGACCGTACAGGCATGGACAAAGACCGAACCCAGGCGGTCTTGGGTCGTTATTGCACTTTGTTGATTGTTTGATTTTTCTTTGATTTTGATTTAATTTTTACACTATGACTTGTCTTGTTCTTGTAAGCATTGCTCTCAGGGCTGCCATCCTTTTTTACACTCAGCCTATCTCTGGTTCAGCTTGCAGGCCAGGCAATGGCTGGCACCAGTTCATCACTTCATTActtaatgtttttttttacttcgGAAGTTCGGGTCTTAACGAGCGATCTTGTATGGCGGTACCGATATGCATTAGAGGTGGTGCATTGCTTTTCCCAAGATACTTTATGTCTTATGTCTATGGTCTGACCTGAACGGTTTTGATACCCAGGAGTTGTTCACATGTATGTATATCAATCTCATAGCCCAAGGAGAAAAGCCCGCACTCCCGAGGCGCCTCGCTGTTTAGCAAAATCAACACAAAGCTATTCaagcccaaaaaaagaagaataaaaaacaaaatgcTCTTCCGTCCATGGTGATCATGATTTGTCCTCTCCGTCCTTTGCAGAAACCGGCGGCACAGCAGCCTTCTCGTACTCCTCACCGTCCTTGCTTACAATGGTGGCATACTTGGCCAACTCGCCACCGCCGTCCTCCTTGTTGGTATCGTCCTTCTTGACTTCGCCCCTGGCcccgccagcgttgttcatgGCGTCGTCGAGGTCCATCTCCCCCTTCTCGCCCATGCCGCCCTCGGACAGCCCGCCACCCTCCATGACGACCCTCAGCTCGAGCGCCTCGTCCTTGCTGTAGACCCTGAAGCCGACGACGCAGACGGCGTTCCAGGGCTCGGCGCGCGCGTCCTCGTTGTCCGTCTCGTCAACGTCGACCAGCACGGGGTTCGGCAGCCCCGCGGCCTGGGCGGCGGCCGTCTGCTCCCGCAGCTGCACCTTGGGGTTGGCCGTGTCGTCGTCGGACGAGTCGAACAGGTCGTCCCAGTCGCTGACCGGGGAGTCGGACGAGTCGTCCTCCGAGTAGGGGTCGCGCTGGTTTTgggcttgttgttgttgttgttgctgctgctgctctcgctgctgctgctccagcttcttttgttcttcttgggCGGCGAGCAGCTGCTTCTGGGCCTCGGCCTGCTGGTCCTTGTGGTATTGGCAGACGATTGGCAGGGTGGACGTGGTGGTGGCGTTGTTCGACTCGGGCTCTGGTGGAGGGCCGCCTGTCACCGGCGGCACTGGCACCTTTTCGCTGCCGCTGTCGGCATCGGGGCCTGGCGTGACGGTGTCTGACTTTTCGCTCTGGGGTGTGTCCATGGGTGTGTCCTGGGGCGAGCTGTCGCTGGAGGTGGTGCTTTCGGCGTCTTGCTTGCACTCTGTGCTGGAGGCGTCGGTCGCGACGTCGCTGTGAGTTGGCTTTTCTTCGGTATCTTGCTTGTCTGCTTCGGCAGCTGTCTCGTCTGCTTTGGTGGCTGTCTCCACTGCGGCGGCCTCGTCTGTCGCCTTGGGTTCGTCTGCTGGGGTATCCGCAGTCTCTGCAGCAGGCTTGTCCTCAGTCTGGCTCTTGTCTGCGTCGTCCGTCTTCGCATCTTCGACCTTGGGTTCGGCCGCTACCTTTGcggcctcctcctcagccttcttcttctcagcAGCCTCCCTCCTCTCCTTCTTTCTACGCTCCCTCTTGGCCAGGTTCTTATCCCTCTGCTTCTTGTGCACGACTGTCTGCAGCCGCCTCCTCTCCCAATTTGCCTTCCTCTCCTTCTTGCGCTCCTCGTCGGCCTTGGAGTGATCGCAGGCTCGGCGCTGCCTTGCCACCTCGGCCAGGTGGGCGGCCGCCTTGCTGTGAGCGAGGTCGTAGGCCCTGCCGACCTGCGCGAGCTTCTCGTTCTCGACGCGGGCGCGGCACTCCCTGGCGACGACCTCCTCGACGCTCGACGAGCCGTTGAGGCGCTCGCCGCCGACGCAGATCCATATGCTGTAGTTGCCGGCGGCCATGTCGGGCAGCTCGACGCCGACGGACCGCTCCATGAGGTAGTTTGCGTGCGAGCGGACAATGTAGTCCTCGGCGTCGGGCCGCCCCTGCTCGTGCACGCGAAAGTGCAGGTCAAAGACGTACTGGCCGCGCAGGCCCTTGAAGTAGCGGTCGTCGAGCTGcgacagcaccagcaccagcggcgAGTCCTTGGTCAGCTTGACGTGGAACTTTTCGTGGTACTGGGCGCGCCACGGCACGTCGACGCCGATCCAGCGCTGGCTGACGCGCCAGTCCGGGTCGCTGAACAGGCGCGTGCGGTCGACATGTTGGAACTTGCGGAGCAGGTCGTCGTACGTGATCCAAAAGACCGAGTCGCTGCCAAAGGAGTGGCCCAGCTCCTCCTGCACCTGCCGGTTCCACTCCTTGGATCCGTCAGAGTATGCTCCTTCCCAGATGCCTCGCCCCTTGGCGCCCCAGGGGTTACTGCTCCGCGGGTGGATTCAATCAGCAAGCTGCAACAAAAATAGCGGTGGTCCAGAAGGGTCCAGGGGTGGCGCTGCTGTGCAGCCTTGGCAAGAAGCTGGGGAAGCGGTGTggaaaaagcaaaacaaaaaccgcCCCCACTGAAATTAACTTGTCAGGGGGGGTTTGCAGGGGGGCAAATGCGACTTACCGAAGTTTGACCAACCGGGTGCCGTCTTTGAGTGTCCGCGTCTCAACAACATTGTAGGCATGTCGCTCTTGGATGCCATCCCTAGTACCCGTGCCGCCGTCGAGCAGACCGGTCGAGCACCCAAAGAGGAACtccttgttgctgttgttgagtTCGTTATCCCAGAAGACGTCGGTGTCGAGAATGTCAGAGGTTAGCAGCTCGGTCGTCACACCGCTGCTCAGATCTTCGAGACCCTCGCCGATCCATCCCCCAGCAAGGGATGCGTAATCTCCGTGGGCCTTGGCGTAAGCTTTTTCCAAAAGAGGCACCCAGGTCTCGTTTTGGTCCTTGTTTTGGCCAAAGAATAGTGCCTTGGAGCCGGTTTGGTACGTCTTGCGGTACACCATCTCGGCTTCCTCGCGCTCGATTTGCTGTAAAAGATCGCGCTGCATACTCCTGTTGTCCCAATTTGGCGATTTGAGGAAGAGCTTATCGTCGATTATGGAGTAAATCCACTCGCCATCTGTCAAGACGTGTTAGCGCATGTCCGTCGCTCAATGTGAAATTACAATAGTGCTTCATACCTTTGTAAAACACAAAACCATAGATACCAATACGAGTATTGTACTCGACACAGGTCCTCTGGATGGCGCCCTCCACGTTCGCCAGGCCGCTCATACTGGCCATTAGCCagcagtcgcccaggcccCCCTGCTTGACATCCGATCCATTGACATTTTTCATAAAGGTCGGGTTGTCAAAGATTTCATGCACACGCTTGACAGCTTTTGGCACCGTTGAGCTCGGATCCTGGAGAGTCGACGTGTTGAGTGCGAATTTGGTCTTTCCGAGATAGTTGAGAGTGTTTCCCTTTTCCCATTTGAGATCCCAGTCCTATGCAATGTTAGTCGGCCAATCATTCCATGCAAACAAGTCGATGCAGGGATGAACTTACCAAGTCGAACCCGGGATCCCTATATCTCTGGTTGACCCTCTTGCACTCCTGAATGATCTTGCGCACCTTGCGCCTGCACTCATCCGCCGCCCTCTCGTAGCCAGCCCACAGGAGCTCGTTTTCCCGCTCCGACGAAGTCGACGCAGGCACGGGCTCAAACGGCAGGATGCTGAGGGCCTTGGTAAAAGTCTTCTTGGAGAACCGCTCCCAGATCTTGTCGATGCTGTGCTGAGGCGGCAACTtgatcttcttcttcttcttgtcgtcaCCATTGTTGCCGCCCGCTCCCAGCGATGGCTTTTCCTTCCTGGCGCGTCCTGATGACTGTAACGAGACAGCGCTAGAGGAAGTACCTGGGCTGGGTGTCAAACGCTGGCACTCGTCCTCCGAGTCGGAGTCGTAGCCCTTGCCCCTTGGTGCAAACATGATTTTTGTGTGTTGAGGGGGGTATATGATGGAAAGAAAGAGGGGAGGAGGTCTGAAAGTACTGGATGTGGCTTGGTGGATGAGTTACTAATAAACAGTCGAATaaacaaaaataataataataattatgATATAAAAAGATCGACTGGTTCGTATCTTCAGGGTCGTGTTCGGACTTGAGCAGTGAGATCGCCGGTCTTGTTTAGTTCAAAGCACCTGACACCTGACACTGAGTCCAAGGCCGCCTGGGCTTCTTGAGCAACTAGACTGGTTCTAGCAAGGCGTACAAGGCGATCAGAAAGACGGGCGCACGTGCACGCGGGTAAACAAACAGATATCCACACAAGAAAACAGTTTCCTGTCACCTATCAAGGTTGTGCCAGTGATGGGCGGGAGAAATTAGGAAAAAGACAATCTGTCAGAAACCAAGAGAGTCGAGAATCGAGAACGGGGAATATAAGACATCGAAAGAGAGCACGGAGGGAAGAGCGGTGGGGGTCCCCCCCTTGTCCAAAGAGCCTCGAGGGTATCGACTCATTGAGTGCAGGCTAACCCAGGATTTGGGGAAAAGTGCTTCTAGATGCGACGATTAGCGGAACCAAGCAAAAAGGCGCGGGCGAACGTCCGGCAGGTGGACACCacccaagaagaaaaaaaataggggCGATGGTGTGAAGATGGCTGATAAGGGAAGGACCCTGAATATCAAGggttgtcttttttgtttttgtcttgGCATATGGGTTAAAAATCAAGGGTTCTACAGGGGGGAACTAATATTTCTAGCTCCGACAATCGGCGCTACGTGAATTGGTTGGTGGGTGGCGGCCAGATGCAAGACAAAATGAAGAGGATTAGCGGATTTTCATCCTtggagagaagagagaagtGGCGGTCGGGTTGGACGGAATTGGCGGAGAAAGGGAGGGAGCATAAGCAAAAGACAAACGCTTCCCGGAGCGACGGCAAGATAAGCAGGGGTGCCAGAGTCAAAGATGCATGGTCAATCTCGGGGGCCTGGCTCAAAAGTGCGGTCGGTTGGCGCTAAATGGCATGTATTTGTCAACAGCATCCCAGGGTCATGAACACGAAAATCCATACATCAAGGAGTGCACTAATTGAGGCGGGGATGGGCAAGCCCTGCCGTGAAGATCAGAAAGGCATCTCCAACCAGTTGACGAGCAGGTAAACACtgtgtttgttttgttgggGATGACATCTGCATGGAAATAGGAGGATCTACAACCAAAGGATCAAGTGAGCCTTGCCGCCTAACCTAAAGGACAAGGTGCCTAGGCATCGAGGCATATCTGGAGAATACCGAGGCCAGACTATCTTGAGGGTAAGACCAAGTCTTGCAAGTAGGGTGGCTTCGGTGGGCAGCTGAGCAGACGTTACAAATTCCAGACTGGGCTGATTATTTGGCACCCACCAACCAAGACAGTATGCGGGCCTGAATCGAGTATCAATTGCTGCGAGTCGACAGCCTTCACTCGAATGATTGGACCGGAAATGTCCTAGAGCCATCCGAAGTAGGTACGACTGCCGAACTTTCAAACTAGGTAGATAAATAAATTATTTAATACCTGGTAAATGTAGCTGCATGCTCGACGGCTTATCTATTTTTCAACATTGCACCTCCAAGCCCGCTGCGTCTTACTAACGGCTGGCCCATTAATTACCCCACCAAAGCAGCACAATGCGGGGCAGGTAGCGTGCTCGGCGGGGTGGCGGCGCAATGTGGAAATGGCTTgttggcggcttgggtgccgGTTTGTTGGCTCCGTCGCAAACTACACCTGTGTCTTTTCACGACAACCAAATCTGCGTCGTCAATGAGCGCGTGCAACGACGACAACAATAACATAAGGTTTATCCGAATTGTTTTCGTTGAGATGATTTGACTCGAAATAACTTGCCAGATGATGTACTTGCGGACAACAATTTGGTTAGGCGCCGCCTGAATCAGGGCAATGCAGAATCTTGATTTCCAAGATAGGTTTGATGGAATTAGGTTCAACTTCGTTTGGTGCGTGGTAGCTGCGTTTCGAGACTCAAcggctatttttttttatcttttttcctctttttttttctagttGTAGAATAgtg contains:
- a CDS encoding high-affinity nickel transporter nic1; protein product: MDLAECYERDRRRQPLPYTPALPIDRANMATTRHHRDRAPGSLIGERTPLLPPPGGWLEDANSTGLREYMRATALANARRPSNNQFLPKYPIRMIAQAIPIPVWGITFLAILINIIVWAVVVSIVYFHPKLYPSIALSWVLGLRHALDAPNVSVIHLVTRRLIANGQRPCTIGFWFSLGYSTIVIITCVMVAATGGAFVKHFGNISQIGSVIGTSISTVYLAALCGTNIWVLYQVCYKLKAEVDGRVRRPPFDICIPRDIVEATGDGAILEELVDEEAYPTVFEDEENEPAAQLLIASQRLNYFERLDKRWKLKKRLFKVSGKLYNMIDKPWKMFPTGMLFGLSFGASAKIALLGLTSIQVAQANIWLIMIYPALFTVGMCLVNSVDSAVFMTLNTSRAFERNVTSILNYSIVMTSVTLFASSFVCAIEFLALARAIFKPQPGNVFWDGVTAIEDNFAVVGGGICALIILMGTLTIFFYRSWGVYQTNKARLHARWADWTARRQFPVNPPPGTNQNPPLSVNPPSPPPPPLPTLPEYLPLPDAEHVEDQTHWILKPLKFRLTMWQHRYQRSRIPPSPLDAASNEELYNRSNTQRMNNLTAEDFVEDERLRAWAKYKGWRIIKEYERRSREYDEYRLAHNIN